Proteins from one Xenopus tropicalis strain Nigerian chromosome 1, UCB_Xtro_10.0, whole genome shotgun sequence genomic window:
- the LOC100489121 gene encoding uncharacterized protein LOC100489121: MARSSDLFILTLPLYWQVFGGAGLRVTQTPGTLSVTEGGNANITCSWDTEYEDERIRVWWKLYYESPRAAPNGTVLANVMWANNKSEVRVTSRDQSDYRLMKDKAELWLFSVNKSDAGTYICEVTIDKPELRFGKGTGTILYVTDSPSSTESTTDFPKVAYLAVFVIIAAVISLGYFLYKRKKKANILPLHQRAPEAVELNEMQENMNDREESSSSDSVQWAISTLYESCNYFAMGTPQNPEDYVYSLAK; encoded by the exons ATGGCAAGAAGCTCCGACCTCTTTATCCTCACACTCCCTCTCTACTGGCAAG TTTTTGGAGGTGCCGGACTGAGAGTCACTCAGACTCCTGGGACTTTATCGGTTACAGAGGGAGGGAATGCCAACATCACTTGCTCCTGGGATACTGAGTATGAAGACGAGAGGATCAGAGTCTGGTGGAAATTATATTATGAATCACCGAGGGCAGCTCCTAATGGGACAGTTTTAGCCAATGTTATGTGGGCAAACAATAAATCAGAAGTCAGAGTAACGTCACGGGATCAGAGTGACTATCGATTAATGAAGGATAAAGCCGAGCTCTGGCTTTTCTCTGTCAATAAGAGCGATGCTGGAACTTACATTTGTGAGGTCACCATAGATAAACCAGAACTTCGATTTGGCAAAGGAACTGGCACAATATTATATGTAACCGACTCCCCATCTTCTACTG AATCTACCACAGATTTTCCCAAAG tggCTTATCTGGCTGTGTTTGTGATCATTGCTGCTGTGATATCATTGGGATATTTTctgtacaaaagaaaaaagaaagcaa ATATACTTCCGTTACATCAGAGAGCGCCAGAAGCTGTGGAACTGAATGAAATGCAGGAAAATATGAATGACAGGGAGGAAAGTTCTTCCTCAGATTCTGTGCAATGG gcTATTTCAACACTTTATGAATCGTGCAACTATTTTGCTATGGGGACGCCTCAGAATCCAGAAGATTATGTTTACAGCCTGGCTAAATAA